A genomic segment from Spinacia oleracea cultivar Varoflay chromosome 3, BTI_SOV_V1, whole genome shotgun sequence encodes:
- the LOC110802725 gene encoding uncharacterized protein: MADWGPVLIALVLFILLTPGLLFQLPGKNRAVEFGSMQTSGMSILVHTVIYFCLITIFLIAVGVHIYTN; encoded by the coding sequence ATGGCAGATTGGGGACCAGTGTTGATTGCGTTAGTTCTGTTTATTCTGTTGACACCAGGACTGCTGTTTCAGCTGCCTGGGAAGAACAGAGCGGTGGAATTCGGAAGCATGCAGACCAGTGGGATGTCGATACTAGTCCACACCGTCATCTACTTCTGCCTCATCACCATTTTCCTTATCGCTGTTGGCGTCCATATATACACCAACTAG